The proteins below come from a single Amphiura filiformis chromosome 15, Afil_fr2py, whole genome shotgun sequence genomic window:
- the LOC140170896 gene encoding methyltransferase-like protein 27, whose amino-acid sequence MLAQTKQIRACYERNFPHTAEGIKQFYDEWAPTYVKDMTKEGYHAPRRAAETMAKLLTNKDAEIMDMACGTGLVAHELRNLGFKTIDGVDFSTESLKFSKGRGIYRRLICGHIGTNKLDIKDDSYDGLIVCGALGSGHVNLECMPQLIRIVKPGGLILLDVDSESRDTVHAFKDGKFEADLEELVRKGLWVQEAYQLIADWMFKEPGHQYVYKVV is encoded by the exons ATGTTGGCTCAAACAAAGCAAATTCGCGCTTGTTATGAGAGAAACTTCCCACATACGGCGGAAGGAATAAAGCAGTTCTATGATGAATGGGCTCCCACTTATGTGAAA GATATGACCAAAGAGGGTTATCATGCACCTCGAAGGGCAGCAGAAACTATGGCAAAATTGCTGACTAACAAAGATGCAGAAATTATGGATATGGCCTGCGGAACGGGTCTTGTGGCACACGAG TTGAGAAACCTAGGTTTTAAAACTATAGATGGAGTTGATTTCTCTACGGAAAGTTTGAAATTTAGCAAAGGAAGGGGAATCTACAGACGTTTGATATGTGGTCACATTGGAACCAATAAACTGGATATAAAAGATG ACAGCTATGACGGCTTAATTGTATGCGGAGCTCTTGGGAGTGGCCATGTAAATCTAGAATGCATGCCACAACTGATACGCATTGTCAAACCTG GTGGCCTAATCCTATTGGACGTGGATTCGGAATCCAGGGATACTGTTCATGCATTCAAAGATGGAAAATTTGAAGCCGACTTAGAGGAACTGGTTCGCAAAGGATTGTGGGTACAAGAGGCATACCAGCTTATTGCAGATTGGATGTTCAAAGAACCAGGGCATCAGTACGTGTATAAAGTAGTGTGA